A portion of the Toxotes jaculatrix isolate fToxJac2 chromosome 16, fToxJac2.pri, whole genome shotgun sequence genome contains these proteins:
- the nfkbil1 gene encoding NF-kappa-B inhibitor-like protein 1: MLSHEQKRVWRYVEEGSLLKLKSYLRKHRDLDVNFSQGRRQRSPLHLACCLGDDAALRLLLKHGADVLQRNRKGDTALHTAANRALKHGKTAYDDLVVPLKKSCPEAMTAPNSAGVTPQDLLNWMKHTETPENMTRPSEKDPEKEWLKKLFDECEDEFCESFGVYDADDFLPVDEDEEDFGDWADRIRNEYFSKKHAEAQRLAAASSSGWKRKKSKEEREQEEQSRKELHKKLQREHEEYLARAARKEEETRQGKKRRYDERCAATFHGSSSDGSTKLSYGDIPWPAPRGTVQEMVDVMLHGVNRKDVPVFRKVLRKQQTLWHPDKFAQRCEARLEEKDKQRILDTVTALSQELNRLAQSLRT, encoded by the exons ATGTTGTCTCACGAACAGAAGCGGGTGTGGAGGTACGTGGAGGAGGGCAGTTTATTGAAGCTGAAGTCGTACTTGAGGAAGCACCGGGACCTGGATGTGAATTTCTCCCAGggcaggaggcagaggagccCGCTGCACCTCGCCTGCTGCCTGGGAGACGACGCCGCGCTGCGGCTGCTGTTAAAGCACGGAGCCGATGTTCTCCAGAGGAACCGTAAAGGAGACACGGCGCTGCACACAGCAGCCAACAGGGCTCTTAAACACGGGAAGACAG CGTATGATGACCTGGTTGTGCCCCTTAAAAAGAGCTGTCCAGAGGCCATGACTGCTCCTAACAGCGCCGGAGTCACACCTCAAGACCTGCTCAACTGGATGAAACATACAGAG ACTCCAGAAAACATGACTCGTCCATCTGAAAAAGACCCTGAGAAGGAGTGGTTGAAGAAGCTATTTGATGAATGCGAAGATGAATTCTGTGAAAGTTTTGGAGTATATGATG ctgatgattttcttcctgttgatgaagatgaggaagacTTTGGGGACTGGGCTGATCGCATTAGGAATGAATACTTCAGTAAAAAGCACGCTGAAGCTCAAAGACTAGCAGCAGCATCGTCTTCTGGgtggaaaaggaagaagagtaaggaagagagggagcaggaagAGCAAAGTCGCAAGGAGCTGCATAAAAAGCTGCAGAGGGAACATGAAGAGTATCTGGCTCGAGCAGCACGTAAAGAGGAAGAGACTCGGCAGGGCAAGAAGCGCAGGTATGACGAAAGGTGTGCAGCTACTTTCCATGGCAGCTCTTCAGATGGCAGCACAAAGCTGAGCTACGGTGACATCCCCTGGCCAGCTCCAAGAGGTACAGTGCAGGAAATGGTGGATGTGATGCTGCACGGTGTCAACCGAAAAGACGTGCCGGTGTTTCGTAAAGTGCTGCGGAAGCAGCAAACGCTGTGGCATCCTGACAAATTTGCTCAGAGATGTGAAGCCCGGTTAGAGGAGAAGGACAAGCAGAGGATCCTAGATACAGTCACAGCTCTGTCACAGGAGCTGAACAGACTGGCGCAGAGTCTGAGGACTTAA
- the LOC121195907 gene encoding apelin receptor B-like, with protein sequence MEMEPTEGPYEYYDYEETENSTMCDYSEWTPSYSVIPVLYMLIFILGLSGNGVVIFTVWRAQGKRRAADVYIGNLALADLTFVVTLPLWAVYTAMGYHWPFGMALCKISSYVVLLNMYASVFCLTCMSFDRYLAIVHSLSSTQLRTRGHMRGSLTAIWLLSGLLAAPTLVFRSTRYEPTSNRTSCAMDFSMVVVNKEQENLWIAGLSISSSALGFLLPFLAMMVCYGFIGCTVTRHFNTLRKEDQRKRRLLKIITILVVVFAACWMPFHVVKSADALSYLDLFPATCDFLRFLLLAHPYATCLAYVNSCLNPFLYAFFDLRFRSQCLCLLNLKKSLHASPASSLSSQKTEAQSLATKV encoded by the coding sequence atggagaTGGAGCCAACTGAAGGTCCTTATGAGTACTACGACTACGAGGAGACGGAAAACTCCACCATGTGTGACTATTCTGAGTGGACGCCGTCATACTCTGTCATCCCTGTGCTCTACATGCTCATTTTCATCCTCGGCCTGTCTGGAAATGGGGTGGTCATCTTCACCGTGTGGAGAGCCCAGGGTAAGCGGCGAGCTGCTGATGTCTACATAGGCAACCTTGCCCTGGCTGACCTCACCTTTGTGGTCACTCTGCCTCTGTGGGCCGTTTACACGGCCATGGGCTACCACTGGCCCTTTGGAATGGCCCTTTGCAAGATCAGCAGCTATGTGGTCCTGCTCAACATGTATGCCAGCGTCTTCTGCCTCACCTGCATGAGCTTTGACCGCTACCTGGCCATCGTCCACTCATTGTCCAGCACCCAGCTGCGCACCCGTGGCCACATGCGAGGTTCCCTGACAGCCATCTGGCTGCTGTCTGGTCTCTTGGCCGCCCCGACTCTGGTTTTCCGCTCCACAAGATATGAACCAACCAGCAACCGCACATCCTGCGCCATGGACTTCAGCATGGTGGTGGTAAACAAAGAGCAAGAGAACCTGTGGATCGCCGGTCTCAGCATCTCGTCTTCAGCTCTGGGCTTTCTTCTGCCTTTCTTGGCAATGATGGTGTGCTATGGCTTCATCGGCTGCACTGTCACCCGTCACTTCAACACTCTGCGCAAAGAGGACCAGCGTAAGAGGAGACTGCTGAAGATCATCACCATACTGGTAGTGGTGTTCGCTGCCTGCTGGATGCCCTTCCACGTTGTGAAGAGTGCTGACGCCCTCTCCTACCTCGACCTGTTTCCCGCCACCTGTGACTTCCTGCGCTTCCTGCTGCTGGCTCACCCCTACGCCACCTGCCTGGCCTACGTCAACAGTTGCCTCAACCCCTTTCTCTACGCTTTCTTTGACCTGCGCTTCAGATCCCAGTGTCTGTGCCTACTTAACCTGAAGAAGTCCTTGCATGCAAGCCCTGCCAGCTCCCTGTCCTCTCAGAAGACAGAGGCTCAGTCTCTGGCCACGAAGGTGTGA
- the LOC121195693 gene encoding TBC1 domain family member 10A-like — protein MAKTEQGNGLDLRGSTEKLTDNGKGTLYGSDTEVNGSAIRGEEQVDKYGFTGGAQQYSVDSAEEIPIEVLRQREAKWLEMLNSWDKWMAKKHKKVKERCQKGIPPSLRGRAWLYLSGGKVKREQNQGKFEELDQHPGDPKWVDIIERDLHRQFPFHEMFSARGGHGQQDLFRVLKAYTLHRPEEGYCQAQAPIAAVLLMHMPAEDAFWVLVQICEKYLPGYYSTGLEAIQLDGEILYALLRRVSPAAHHHLKKHKLEPILYMTEWFMCAFSRTLPWASVLRVWDMFLCDGVKILFRVGLVLLKCTLGSQEKLKACQGLYETMELLRSIQPQYMQERFLVHEIMELSVSEKDIEKEHHSQLRRWKETRGDLHCKSPPRMHGAKAIMAAEPPRRQDLRQLPTIIVESPLAPKTDEVQAEDARESKKANEVNQKETILPPQETVNPYPPPPSDPSPLLKHMTMQESKESLSSAEHDTYL, from the exons ATGGCAAAAACTGAGCAAGGCAATGGACTTGACTTGCGGGGCAGCACAGAGAAGCTGACAGATAATGGGAAAGGCACTTTGTATGGATCCGACACAGAGGTAAACGGCAGTGCCATCCGCGGGGAGGAACAGGTGGACAAGTATGGATTCACCGGGGGAGCCCAGCAGTATTCCGTAGACTC TGCTGAAGAAATCCCCATTGAGGTGCTGCGACAGCGGGAGGCAAAATGGCTGGAGATGCTCAACAGCTGGGACAAGTGGATGgccaaaaaacacaagaag GTGAAAGAGCGCTGTCAGAAGGGGATCCCTCCATCCCTGCGTGGCCGGGCCTGGCTCTACCTCAGTGGGGGCAAGGTGAAAAGGGAACAAAACCAGGGCAAGTTCGAG GAACTGGACCAACACCCAGGAGATCCCAAATGGGTCGACATTATTGAGAGAGACCTCCATCGACAGTTCCCATTCCATGAAATGTTCTCAGCAAGAGGAGGTCATGG GCAGCAGGACCTGTTCCGTGTTCTCAAGGCTTATACTCTGCACCGTCCTGAGGAGGGTTATTGTCAGGCTCAGGCTCCCATCGCTGCTGTTCTCTTGATGCATATGCCAGCTGAG GATGCATTCTGGGTCCTTGTCCAGATTTGTGAAAAATACCTTCCTGGATACTACAGTACAGGGCTG GAGGCGATCCAGCTGGATGGGGAGATCCTGTACGCTCTGCTGCGGCGGGTGTCGCCCGCAGCCCACCATCACCTGAAGAAGCACAAGTTGGAGCCCATCCTGTACATGACCGAGTGGTTCATGTGTGCCTTTTCTCGGACTCTGCCGTGGGCATCGGTGCTGCGTGTCTGGGACATGTTCCTTTGTGATG GAGTGAAGATCCTCTTCAGGGTGGGCCTGGTTCTCCTGAAATGCACGCTGGGATCCCAGGAGAAACTGAAGGCCTGCCAAGGTCTATATGAAACAATGGAGCTGCTCCGATCTATACAGCCACAGTACATGCAAGAAAGATTCCTGGTGCACGAG atcaTGGAGTTATCTGTGTCTGAGAAAGACATTGAGAAGGAACATCATTCTCAGCTGCGGCGCTGGAAGGAGACTCGCGGAGACCTACACTGTAAGTCCCCTCCCAGGATGCACGGTGCCAAGGCCATCATGGCTGCAGAGCCACCTAGACGGCAGGACCTCAGACAGCTGCCCACCATCATCGTGGAGTCTCCCCTGGCACCCAAGACAGATGAGGTGCAAGCAGAGGACGCAAGGGAAAGTAAAAAGGCCAACGAGGTAAACCAGAAGGAAACAATCCTGCCACCACAGGAGACAGTTAATCCTTATCCCCCTCCCCCCAGTGACCCCTCACCTCTCCTCAAACACATGACCATGCAAGAGTCCAAAGAGAGTCTGAGCAGTGCAGAGCATGACACTTATCTGTAG
- the LOC121195054 gene encoding protein phosphatase PTC7 homolog, which produces MLSVLSYGRLVARAVLGGLSQTDGRDYSLITASYGFGKDFRKGILKKGMCYGDDACFIARHKTADVLGVADGVGGWRDYGVDPSQFSATLMRTCERLVKEGRFTPSYPVGILTSGYYELLQNKVPLLGSSTACIVVLDRRSHRLHTCNLGDSGFLVVRGGEVVHRSDEQQHYFNTPFQLSIAPPGAEGVVLSDSPEAADSSSFDVQLGDIILTATDGLFDNMPDYMILQELKKLKTTNYDSILQTAQSIAKQAHDLAYDPNYMSPFAQFACDNGLNVRGGKPDDITVLLSIVAEYTD; this is translated from the exons ATGTTATCCGTACTGTCTTATGGCAGACTGGTAGCCAGGGCTGTCCTGGGCGGACTCTCTCAGACCGACGGTCGGGACTACAGTCTGATCACAGCCAGTTATGGCTTTGGTAAAGACTTTCGCAAGGGGATCCTGAAGAAAGGGATGTGCTACGGGGATGACGCCTGCTTCATAGCGCGGCACAAGACCGCCGATGTTTTGG GTGTAGCAGATGGCGTAGGTGGTTGGCGTGATTATGGCGTTGACCCGTCTCAGTTCTCTGCCACCTTAATGAGAACCTGTGAGCGATTGGTGAAGGAGGGACGCTTCACTCCCAGTTATCCAGTAGGCATCCTGACCTCTGGTTACTATGAGCTTCTACAGAACAAAGTTCCACTGCTAG GGAGCAGCACAGCCTGCATTGTGGTTCTGGATCGACGGAGTCACCGGCTACACACATGTAACCTCGGTGACTCGGGTTTCCTGGTGGTTCGGGGAGGAGAGGTAGTTCATCGCTCAGATGAGCAACAGCACTATTTTAACACACCCTTTCAGCTGTCCATCGCTCCTCCGGGAGCCGAAGGGGTGGTGCTCAGCGACAG TCCGGAAGCAGCTGACAGCTCCTCCTTCGACGTGCAGCTTGGTGACATCATCCTGACGGCAACTGACGGCCTCTTTGACAACATGCCAGACTACATGATCCTTCAGGAGCTCAAAAAACTCAAG ACCACCAACTATGACAGCATCCTGCAGACTGCACAGAGCATAGCAAAACAAGCTCATGACCTTGCCTACGACCCGAACTATATGTCTCCTTTTGCACAGTTTGCCTGTGACAATGGTCTGAATGTAAGAG GAGGGAAGCCAGATGATATCACGGTGCTGTTGTCTATTGTGGCTGAATATACAGACtaa